The following coding sequences are from one Streptomyces sp. NBC_01485 window:
- a CDS encoding HU family DNA-binding protein, with protein sequence MNKAQLVEAIADKVGGRQQAAEAVDAVLDAIVRATVAGDRVSVTGFGSFEKVDRPARYARNPQTGERVRVKKTSVPRFRAGQGFKDLVSGSKKLPRGGEVAVKKAPKGSLTGGASATVKKAVAKKAAPSTRAAAAKRTTAAAKKTTATAKKTTATAKKVTAKKATSKTAAAKKTTTAKSAAAKKTAAKKAPAQKATAKKAPAKKSTARKTTAKKATAAR encoded by the coding sequence GTGAACAAGGCGCAGCTCGTAGAAGCGATTGCCGACAAGGTGGGCGGCCGTCAGCAGGCCGCCGAGGCGGTCGACGCGGTCCTGGACGCCATCGTCCGCGCGACCGTCGCCGGAGACCGGGTCTCGGTCACCGGCTTCGGTTCGTTCGAGAAGGTCGACCGGCCGGCCCGTTACGCCCGCAACCCGCAGACGGGTGAGCGGGTTCGGGTCAAGAAGACGTCCGTGCCGCGTTTCCGTGCGGGCCAGGGTTTCAAGGACCTGGTGAGCGGCTCGAAGAAGCTCCCGCGCGGTGGCGAGGTCGCCGTCAAGAAGGCCCCCAAGGGCAGCCTGACCGGCGGTGCTTCCGCGACGGTCAAGAAGGCCGTCGCGAAGAAGGCCGCCCCGTCGACGAGGGCCGCCGCCGCGAAGCGGACCACCGCCGCCGCCAAGAAGACGACCGCGACCGCGAAGAAGACCACGGCCACGGCCAAGAAGGTCACCGCGAAGAAGGCCACCAGCAAGACGGCGGCGGCGAAGAAGACGACCACCGCGAAGTCGGCCGCCGCCAAGAAGACGGCGGCCAAGAAGGCCCCGGCGCAGAAGGCGACGGCCAAGAAGGCCCCGGCCAAGAAGTCGACCGCGCGCAAGACCACCGCCAAGAAGGCCACCGCCGCCCGCTAG
- the cofC gene encoding 2-phospho-L-lactate guanylyltransferase, translating into MQWTLVIPLKPLALAKSRLADTAADGLRPGLALAFAEDTVAAALASPAVRDVAVVTDDALAGRTLAALGARIVADEPRTGLNSALTHGAAAVRALRPDSALAALNADLPALRPAELARVLDAAAEFPRAFLADAAAIGTTLLTVAPGRELLPAFGTDSRARHRASGAVELLLDAVDSVRQDVDTGEDLRTALSLGVGPRTAAAAARLLIAEQ; encoded by the coding sequence GTGCAGTGGACCTTGGTCATACCCCTGAAGCCCTTGGCGCTGGCCAAGAGCAGACTCGCGGACACCGCCGCCGACGGGCTGCGCCCCGGCCTCGCCCTCGCTTTCGCCGAGGACACCGTGGCGGCCGCGCTGGCCTCGCCCGCGGTGCGGGATGTGGCCGTCGTCACGGACGACGCCCTGGCCGGACGCACCCTGGCCGCCCTGGGCGCCCGCATCGTCGCCGACGAGCCGCGCACGGGCCTGAACTCCGCCCTGACGCACGGCGCGGCGGCCGTACGCGCACTCCGTCCCGATTCCGCGCTCGCGGCCCTCAACGCGGATCTGCCGGCGCTGCGTCCGGCGGAATTGGCCCGGGTCCTGGACGCGGCCGCGGAATTCCCCCGCGCTTTTCTCGCGGACGCGGCCGCAATCGGCACCACGCTTCTCACTGTGGCCCCCGGCCGTGAATTGCTCCCCGCATTCGGTACGGATTCCCGCGCCCGCCACCGCGCTTCCGGAGCGGTGGAACTCCTTCTCGACGCGGTGGATTCCGTACGCCAGGACGTGGACACCGGCGAAGATCTGCGCACGGCCCTCTCCCTCGGCGTGGGTCCCCGAACGGCCGCGGCGGCCGCGCGCCTGCTGATCGCGGAGCAGTAG
- a CDS encoding lysophospholipid acyltransferase family protein, with protein sequence MPRRRIGFWYRFAAVLCKPWLVVLIKRDWHGMEHIPAEGGFITAVNHNSHVDPFAYAHFQYNTGRVPRFLAKSALFRDGFVGAAMRGTGQIPVYRESTDALSAFRAAIEAVERGECVAFYPEGTLTRDPDGWPMTAKTGAARVALQTRCPVIPVAQWGVNELLPPYAKKPDVLPRKTHHVLAGPPVDLSRFYGREMTPELLKEATEVIMATVTALLEEIRGEKAPETPYDPRLERIEQRRRTRAETSAETSAEHGAGTGAEISHEGENSK encoded by the coding sequence GTGCCCCGCCGCAGAATCGGCTTCTGGTACCGCTTCGCAGCGGTCCTCTGCAAACCCTGGCTGGTGGTTCTGATCAAGCGGGACTGGCACGGAATGGAGCACATTCCGGCCGAGGGCGGATTTATCACCGCGGTGAACCACAATTCACACGTCGACCCCTTCGCGTACGCGCACTTCCAGTACAACACCGGACGGGTGCCGCGATTCCTGGCGAAGAGCGCCCTGTTCAGGGACGGGTTCGTCGGCGCCGCGATGCGCGGCACCGGGCAGATCCCCGTCTACCGCGAGTCCACGGACGCGCTGAGCGCCTTCCGCGCCGCGATCGAGGCCGTGGAGCGCGGCGAGTGCGTCGCGTTCTACCCCGAGGGCACCCTCACCCGCGACCCCGACGGCTGGCCCATGACCGCCAAGACCGGTGCCGCGCGCGTCGCCCTGCAGACCAGGTGCCCGGTGATCCCGGTCGCCCAGTGGGGCGTCAACGAACTGCTCCCGCCCTACGCAAAGAAGCCCGACGTCCTGCCGCGCAAGACCCATCATGTACTCGCGGGGCCGCCGGTGGACCTCTCGCGGTTCTACGGCAGGGAGATGACCCCGGAGCTCCTGAAGGAGGCGACGGAGGTCATCATGGCGACCGTCACCGCGCTGCTGGAGGAGATCCGGGGCGAGAAGGCACCCGAGACGCCCTACGACCCGCGCCTGGAGCGGATCGAGCAGCGCCGCCGCACCCGCGCGGAGACCAGCGCGGAGACCAGTGCGGAGCACGGCGCGGGGACGGGTGCGGAGATCAGTCACGAGGGGGAGAACAGCAAGTGA
- a CDS encoding NAD(P)H-dependent glycerol-3-phosphate dehydrogenase — translation MSKSVKAAVFGTGSWGTAFGTVLADAGCEVTLWARRPELADAVNSTRSNPDYLPGIELPRNLRATADPAEAARDADFTVLAIPSQTLRANLADWTPLLAPDTVLVSLMKGVELGTTMRMSEVIEDVAKVGHDRIAVVTGPNLAKEIASRRPAAAVVACTDEAVARKLQAACHTPYFRPYTNTDVVGCELGGAVKNVIGLAVGIADGMGLGDNAKGSLITRGLAETTRLGLAMGADPLTFAGLAGLGDLVATCSSPLSRNHTFGTNLGKGMTLQETIAVTRQTAEGVKSCESVLDLARRHGVDMPITETVVGIVHEGKPPVVALKELMSRSAKPERR, via the coding sequence GTGAGCAAGTCCGTGAAGGCGGCCGTCTTCGGTACCGGATCCTGGGGGACCGCCTTCGGCACGGTCCTCGCCGACGCGGGCTGCGAGGTGACGCTGTGGGCGCGCCGCCCCGAGCTGGCCGACGCGGTCAACTCCACGCGCAGCAACCCCGACTACCTCCCCGGCATCGAACTCCCGCGCAACCTGCGCGCCACCGCCGACCCGGCCGAGGCGGCCCGCGACGCCGACTTCACCGTCCTCGCGATCCCCTCGCAGACCCTGCGCGCCAACCTCGCCGACTGGACGCCGCTGCTCGCCCCGGACACGGTTCTGGTGTCGCTGATGAAGGGCGTCGAGCTGGGTACGACCATGCGGATGAGCGAGGTCATCGAGGACGTCGCCAAGGTGGGCCATGACCGCATCGCCGTGGTCACCGGGCCCAACCTCGCCAAGGAGATCGCCTCCCGCAGGCCGGCCGCGGCCGTGGTCGCCTGCACCGACGAGGCCGTCGCGCGCAAGCTCCAGGCGGCCTGCCACACGCCGTACTTCCGCCCGTACACCAACACCGACGTGGTGGGCTGCGAGCTGGGCGGCGCGGTGAAGAACGTCATCGGCCTCGCGGTCGGCATCGCGGACGGCATGGGGCTCGGCGACAACGCCAAGGGCTCGCTGATCACGCGCGGCCTCGCCGAGACCACCCGGCTGGGCCTGGCGATGGGCGCGGACCCGCTCACCTTCGCCGGCCTCGCCGGCCTCGGCGACCTGGTGGCGACCTGCTCCTCGCCGCTGTCGCGCAACCACACCTTCGGCACCAACCTCGGCAAGGGCATGACCCTTCAGGAGACCATCGCGGTCACCCGGCAGACCGCCGAGGGCGTCAAGTCCTGCGAGTCCGTGCTGGATCTGGCCCGCCGGCACGGCGTCGACATGCCGATCACCGAGACGGTCGTCGGCATCGTCCACGAGGGCAAGCCTCCGGTGGTCGCTCTCAAGGAGCTGATGTCGCGCAGCGCGAAGCCGGAACGACGCTGA
- a CDS encoding D-alanine--D-alanine ligase family protein, with the protein MSTENLPQSPQQPIRKPRVAVVFGGRSSEHGISVVTAGAVLRAIDRTKYEVLPIGITREGRWFLTADEPDRMAITDRRTPDVEELAESRDGGVVLPVDPANREVVYYEAGSVPKALGEVDVVFPVLHGPYGEDGTLQGLLELSGVPYVGSGVLASAVGQDKEYMKRVFTSFGLKVGPYVVIRPREWERDESAARRKIVDFAGEHGWPLFVKPARAGSSIGITKVDGLAGLDEAIAEAQRHDPKILVEAALRGREIECGVLEFEDGPRASVPAEIPPPDAHAYYDFDAKYIDSTPGIVPAPLTPEETADVRRLAVDAFEAASCEGLVRADFFLTEDGEFVINEINTMPGFTPISMYPQMWQAAGIAYPELVDRLVQAALRRSTGLR; encoded by the coding sequence ATGAGCACCGAGAACCTCCCCCAGAGCCCTCAGCAGCCCATCCGCAAGCCGCGGGTGGCCGTCGTCTTCGGCGGCCGCAGCTCCGAGCACGGGATCTCCGTGGTCACCGCGGGCGCGGTCCTCAGGGCCATCGACCGGACCAAGTACGAGGTCCTGCCGATCGGCATCACGCGCGAGGGCCGCTGGTTCCTCACCGCCGACGAGCCCGACCGGATGGCGATCACCGACCGCCGTACGCCCGACGTCGAGGAACTCGCCGAGTCGCGGGACGGCGGCGTGGTGCTCCCCGTCGACCCCGCGAACCGTGAAGTCGTCTACTACGAGGCCGGATCGGTGCCGAAGGCGCTCGGCGAGGTCGACGTCGTCTTCCCGGTGCTGCACGGCCCCTACGGCGAGGACGGCACCCTGCAGGGCCTGCTGGAGCTCTCCGGTGTGCCGTACGTGGGGTCGGGTGTGCTCGCCTCGGCCGTCGGCCAGGACAAGGAGTACATGAAGCGGGTGTTCACCTCCTTCGGGCTCAAGGTCGGCCCGTACGTGGTGATCCGGCCGCGCGAGTGGGAGCGGGACGAGTCGGCCGCCCGCAGGAAGATCGTCGACTTCGCGGGCGAGCACGGCTGGCCGCTCTTCGTGAAGCCCGCGCGCGCGGGTTCGTCCATCGGCATCACCAAGGTCGACGGCCTCGCCGGGCTCGACGAGGCGATCGCCGAGGCCCAGCGGCACGACCCGAAGATCCTGGTGGAGGCGGCGCTGCGGGGCCGCGAGATCGAGTGCGGCGTCCTGGAGTTCGAGGACGGCCCGCGCGCCTCCGTCCCGGCCGAGATCCCGCCGCCGGACGCGCACGCGTACTACGACTTCGACGCCAAGTACATCGACTCGACCCCGGGGATCGTCCCGGCGCCGCTCACGCCCGAGGAGACGGCGGACGTACGGCGTCTCGCGGTGGACGCCTTCGAGGCGGCGTCCTGCGAGGGCCTGGTGCGCGCGGACTTCTTCCTCACGGAGGACGGCGAGTTCGTCATCAACGAGATCAACACGATGCCCGGCTTCACGCCGATCTCGATGTACCCGCAGATGTGGCAGGCGGCCGGGATCGCCTACCCGGAGCTGGTGGACCGCCTGGTGCAGGCGGCGCTGCGCAGGTCGACGGGGCTGCGTTGA
- a CDS encoding DUF3515 domain-containing protein, translated as MNLFRHRPIGLPALALLLAAAGCSSADGDTSAAVPSPSAAVTELCRNLDKALPSTVDDLGRRDPSPASALTSGWGNPAIILRCGVEQPEKMLDPEADGVEVNGVGWLLEKQDGGSFRFTTTLRRAYVEVTIPKDRTANGMAPLVDLAPAVKKAIPEGIAD; from the coding sequence GTGAACCTTTTCCGTCACCGGCCCATCGGCCTGCCCGCGCTCGCCCTGCTGCTCGCCGCGGCGGGCTGCTCCTCAGCAGACGGTGACACGTCGGCGGCGGTTCCCAGTCCGTCGGCGGCGGTCACCGAGCTGTGCCGGAACCTGGACAAGGCGCTGCCGTCCACCGTGGACGATCTCGGCCGCCGGGATCCCTCGCCCGCGTCCGCGCTGACCTCGGGCTGGGGGAACCCGGCGATCATACTGCGCTGCGGTGTCGAACAACCCGAGAAGATGCTCGACCCGGAGGCCGACGGAGTCGAGGTGAACGGGGTGGGGTGGCTGCTGGAGAAGCAGGACGGCGGGTCGTTCCGGTTCACCACGACCCTGCGCCGGGCGTACGTCGAGGTGACGATCCCCAAGGACCGCACGGCAAACGGCATGGCGCCGCTCGTCGACCTGGCCCCCGCCGTCAAGAAGGCGATCCCCGAAGGGATCGCCGACTAG
- a CDS encoding Lrp/AsnC family transcriptional regulator produces the protein MVQAYILIQTEVGKASTVAEEIGKIPGVVQAEDVTGPYDVIVRAQADTVDDLGRMVVAKVQQVDGITRTLTCPVVHL, from the coding sequence GTGGTACAGGCGTACATCCTGATCCAGACCGAGGTCGGCAAAGCGTCGACCGTCGCCGAGGAGATCGGCAAGATTCCTGGCGTCGTCCAGGCCGAGGACGTGACGGGACCCTACGACGTGATCGTGCGGGCCCAGGCCGACACGGTGGACGACCTCGGCCGCATGGTGGTCGCCAAGGTCCAGCAGGTGGACGGGATCACCCGCACCCTGACCTGCCCGGTCGTGCATCTGTAG
- a CDS encoding thiamine-phosphate kinase, whose protein sequence is MKGTVGELGEFGLIRELTSRLTTTPAVRVGPGDDAAVVAAPDRRVVASTDILLEGRHFRRDWSTAYDVGRKAAAQNLADIAAMGAVPTALLLGLVVPAELPVTWPSELMDGLRDECHVAGASVVGGDVVRGDTIMVSITALGDLRNQEPVTRGGAQPGDLVAVTGWLGWSAAGYAVLSRGFRSPRAFVEAHRRPEPPYHAGPAAAGLGATAMCDVSDGLIADLGHIAEASKVRIDIRSGAIDIPTQMYDIGQAVGVDPIQWVLTGGEDHAIVATFPPDVKLPARWKVIGEVLNPSALPQVTVDGAPWTAKGGWDHFGDMEQ, encoded by the coding sequence ATGAAGGGCACTGTTGGTGAGCTCGGCGAGTTCGGGCTCATCAGGGAGCTCACCTCCCGTCTCACCACCACCCCCGCGGTCCGGGTCGGCCCCGGCGACGACGCCGCGGTGGTCGCCGCGCCCGACCGGCGGGTCGTGGCCAGCACCGACATCCTGCTGGAGGGCCGGCACTTCCGCCGCGACTGGTCCACGGCCTACGACGTCGGCCGCAAGGCCGCCGCGCAGAACCTCGCCGACATCGCCGCCATGGGCGCGGTGCCGACGGCCCTGCTGCTCGGCCTCGTCGTGCCCGCCGAACTGCCGGTCACCTGGCCGTCCGAGCTGATGGACGGGCTGCGGGACGAGTGTCATGTCGCCGGCGCCTCCGTGGTCGGCGGCGACGTCGTACGCGGCGACACGATCATGGTGTCGATCACCGCGCTCGGCGATCTGCGCAACCAGGAACCGGTCACCCGGGGCGGCGCCCAGCCCGGCGACCTCGTCGCGGTGACCGGCTGGCTGGGCTGGTCGGCGGCCGGGTACGCGGTCCTCTCCCGCGGCTTCCGCTCGCCCCGCGCCTTCGTCGAGGCCCACCGCCGCCCCGAGCCGCCGTACCACGCGGGTCCGGCGGCGGCCGGGCTCGGCGCGACGGCGATGTGCGACGTCAGCGACGGGCTCATCGCCGACCTCGGGCACATCGCCGAGGCCAGCAAGGTCCGCATCGACATCCGTTCCGGCGCGATCGACATCCCGACGCAGATGTACGACATCGGGCAGGCCGTCGGCGTCGACCCCATCCAGTGGGTGCTCACCGGGGGAGAGGACCACGCGATCGTGGCGACGTTCCCGCCGGACGTGAAGCTGCCCGCCCGCTGGAAGGTGATCGGCGAGGTCCTCAACCCGTCCGCCCTGCCTCAGGTGACGGTCGACGGGGCGCCCTGGACCGCCAAGGGCGGCTGGGACCACTTCGGAGACATGGAGCAGTGA
- the thiD gene encoding bifunctional hydroxymethylpyrimidine kinase/phosphomethylpyrimidine kinase: MTPRVLTVAGSDSGGGAGIQADLKTMLALGVHGMSVLTAVTAQNSLGVQGAWELPVEAVRAQYRSVVDDIGVQAVKTGMLASAELVEAVAELIAGMDAPVVVDPVGVSKHGDPLLAASALDSVRTKLLPAATVATPNLDEVAQLTGVRVESEEQLRDAASAVLAYGPRWVLVKGGHLPGDAVDLLTDGAEEHWLRAPRYDNRHTHGTGCTLASAIASHLAKGRSVPEAVRAAKAYVTGAIAAGFALGAGIGPVDHGWDLTRGTS; the protein is encoded by the coding sequence GTGACTCCCAGGGTCTTGACGGTGGCCGGCTCCGACTCCGGTGGCGGGGCCGGGATCCAGGCCGACCTGAAGACGATGCTCGCGCTCGGCGTGCACGGCATGAGCGTGCTCACTGCGGTCACCGCGCAGAACTCCCTTGGTGTACAGGGGGCTTGGGAGCTGCCGGTGGAGGCGGTGCGGGCCCAGTACCGCAGTGTCGTCGACGACATCGGCGTCCAGGCGGTGAAGACGGGCATGCTCGCCTCCGCCGAACTCGTGGAGGCGGTCGCCGAGTTGATCGCCGGCATGGACGCTCCCGTGGTCGTCGACCCGGTCGGCGTCTCCAAGCACGGTGACCCGCTGCTGGCGGCCTCCGCGCTGGACTCCGTACGCACGAAGCTGCTGCCGGCCGCGACCGTCGCCACCCCGAACCTCGACGAGGTCGCCCAACTGACGGGCGTACGGGTCGAGTCGGAGGAACAGTTGCGGGACGCGGCGTCCGCGGTGCTGGCCTACGGGCCACGGTGGGTGCTGGTCAAGGGCGGCCATCTCCCCGGTGACGCCGTGGACCTGCTGACGGACGGCGCCGAGGAGCACTGGCTGCGGGCCCCGAGGTACGACAACCGTCACACGCACGGCACGGGCTGCACCCTCGCGTCCGCGATCGCGTCGCACCTGGCGAAGGGGCGGTCCGTCCCGGAGGCGGTGAGGGCGGCCAAAGCGTACGTCACCGGGGCGATCGCCGCCGGGTTCGCACTCGGCGCGGGGATCGGCCCCGTGGATCATGGGTGGGATCTCACGCGGGGTACGTCCTGA
- the rpmB gene encoding 50S ribosomal protein L28 yields the protein MAANCDVCGKGPGFGNSISHSHRRTSRRWNPNIQRVRTVVSGTPKRVNACTSCIKAGKVSR from the coding sequence GTGGCTGCCAACTGCGACGTCTGCGGCAAGGGGCCGGGCTTCGGCAACAGCATCTCGCACTCGCACCGCCGTACGTCCCGTCGCTGGAACCCGAACATCCAGCGCGTCCGTACCGTGGTCAGTGGGACGCCGAAGCGCGTGAACGCTTGTACCTCGTGCATCAAGGCCGGCAAGGTCTCGCGCTGA
- a CDS encoding DAK2 domain-containing protein — protein MAQVPQTFFDALAVRTWCGLALTALGRAREEIDAINVYPVADGDTGTNLYLTVESAAAAVEAVFAGYEGYGAHEGYEAYEGGSVPAGKPSLADAARAMAHGALIGARGNSGTILAQLLRGMAQVLAAEGEAPHAGGDGLRLALRRAADSARQAVAHPVEGTVLSVASAAADAAGGAEGDCGTVARAAYQGACAALAATPGQLAVLEQAGVVDAGGRGLVAVLGALVETFTGEAPGLSGSHAGPHARVQVVQGLGLAADRVEDCVDGPDGEGGPAFEVIYLLEAGDAAVARLRQRLDALGDSLVVVGGDGLWNVHVHVDDAGAAVEAGVEAGRPYRIRITHFGVGDAHARGGERPPRERVQRAVVAVVPGEGLAGLYAEAGATTVLARPGEPPASGELVEAVRRAHAREVVLLPNDADLRHTAAAAAEQARTEGIRVALIPTRSAVQGIAALAVHEPDRRFDEDVVSMTSAAGATRYAEVVVAERQSWTMAGICQAGDVLGLIDGDVAVIGSDVTATAEVVLNRMLAAGGELVTLVLGDEAPEGVAERLEARVREAYLAVDTVVYRGGRQGALVLVGVE, from the coding sequence GTGGCGCAGGTGCCGCAGACATTCTTCGATGCTCTCGCGGTGCGCACCTGGTGCGGCCTCGCGCTCACGGCGCTGGGCCGGGCGCGCGAGGAGATCGACGCGATCAACGTCTACCCGGTCGCGGACGGGGACACCGGCACCAACCTGTACCTGACCGTCGAGTCGGCGGCGGCCGCCGTCGAGGCCGTGTTCGCCGGGTACGAGGGCTACGGGGCCCATGAGGGCTACGAGGCTTACGAGGGCGGTTCCGTGCCCGCCGGGAAGCCCTCCCTCGCCGACGCCGCGCGCGCGATGGCGCACGGTGCGCTCATAGGGGCGCGCGGGAACTCGGGGACGATCCTCGCGCAGTTGCTGCGCGGCATGGCCCAGGTGCTCGCCGCCGAGGGTGAGGCCCCTCACGCCGGCGGGGACGGGCTGCGGCTGGCCCTTCGGCGCGCGGCCGACTCCGCCCGCCAGGCCGTCGCGCACCCCGTGGAGGGCACCGTCCTGTCGGTCGCCTCGGCCGCCGCCGACGCGGCCGGGGGAGCGGAGGGCGACTGCGGGACGGTGGCTCGGGCGGCCTACCAAGGGGCGTGCGCGGCGCTCGCCGCGACCCCGGGGCAGTTGGCCGTCCTGGAGCAGGCCGGCGTCGTGGACGCGGGCGGGCGGGGGCTGGTGGCGGTTCTCGGGGCACTGGTGGAGACGTTCACGGGGGAGGCGCCGGGGCTTTCCGGCTCCCATGCGGGCCCCCACGCGCGCGTGCAGGTCGTTCAGGGGCTCGGCCTGGCGGCGGACCGCGTCGAGGACTGCGTCGACGGGCCGGACGGCGAGGGCGGTCCCGCGTTCGAGGTGATCTACCTCCTGGAGGCGGGGGACGCGGCCGTCGCGCGGCTGCGGCAGCGGCTGGACGCCCTGGGCGACTCGCTCGTCGTGGTCGGCGGCGACGGCCTGTGGAACGTCCATGTGCACGTGGACGACGCGGGCGCCGCCGTCGAGGCGGGCGTCGAGGCCGGCCGGCCCTACCGGATCCGCATCACGCACTTCGGCGTCGGCGACGCGCACGCGCGCGGGGGTGAGCGGCCGCCCCGTGAACGCGTCCAGCGCGCGGTCGTCGCCGTCGTGCCCGGCGAGGGCCTGGCCGGGCTGTACGCCGAGGCCGGCGCCACCACCGTGCTCGCGCGCCCGGGGGAGCCGCCCGCCAGCGGGGAGCTCGTGGAGGCCGTACGACGGGCCCACGCGCGCGAGGTCGTGCTCCTGCCCAACGACGCCGATCTGCGGCACACCGCCGCCGCGGCCGCCGAGCAGGCCCGCACGGAGGGCATCCGGGTGGCGCTGATCCCGACCCGCTCCGCGGTCCAGGGGATCGCCGCGCTCGCCGTGCACGAACCGGACCGCCGCTTCGACGAGGACGTCGTCTCGATGACCTCGGCGGCCGGCGCCACCCGCTACGCCGAGGTCGTCGTCGCCGAGCGCCAGTCGTGGACCATGGCCGGCATCTGCCAGGCCGGCGACGTCCTCGGGCTCATCGACGGCGACGTGGCCGTCATCGGCTCCGACGTCACCGCCACCGCCGAGGTCGTCCTGAACCGCATGCTGGCGGCGGGCGGCGAACTCGTCACCCTCGTGCTCGGCGACGAGGCCCCCGAAGGCGTCGCCGAGCGCCTGGAGGCACGGGTGCGGGAGGCGTATCTCGCCGTGGACACGGTGGTGTACCGGGGCGGGCGGCAGGGGGCGCTGGTGCTGGTCGGGGTGGAGTAG